Proteins co-encoded in one Clarias gariepinus isolate MV-2021 ecotype Netherlands chromosome 13, CGAR_prim_01v2, whole genome shotgun sequence genomic window:
- the kcnk13a gene encoding potassium channel subfamily K member 13a: MMACRGSCCCLGLGSASEDTARFAMLALLILVYLVCGAAVFSALERPEEEQAKGRWARSFEHFSRKHNVSHRELEGFLKDYEQATGAGIRVDRPRARWDFQGAFYFVGTVVSTIGFGMTTPATVGGKIFLIFYGLIGCAATILFFNLFLERIITVLAFVLKSCHEAQHRRKGVLPHNSRHDSHARQHGEDSLAGWKPSVYCVMLILCVAAIIISCCASAMYSSMEGWGYLDSLYFCFVAFSTIGFGDMVSGQRAAYDNQTLYSLGNFFFILMGACCIYSLFNVISIVIKQVLNWLLKKLEIPCRHCPGRNLRPGRNAIMPSHFRTRVRNISIDTDAVNESETDGRRMSGEMISMRDFLVANKVNLAIMQKQLSETANGYPQPPGSMNRHNEFSGGVGALGIMNNRLAETSVDR, translated from the exons ATGATGGCATGCCGAGGCTCGTGCTGCTGTCTGGGTCTGGGCTCCGCGAGCGAGGACACGGCGCGCTTCGCCATGCTGGCGCTCCTCATCCTGGTCTACCTGGTGTGCGGCGCCGCCGTGTTCTCTGCGCTGGAGCGGCCGGAGGAGGAGCAGGCCAAAGGCCGCTGGGCGCGAAGCTTTGAGCACTTCAGCCGAAAGCACAACGTCAGCCACAGGGAGCTCGAGGGCTTCCTCAAGGACTACGAGCAGGCCACCGGAGCCGGCATACGCGTGGACAGACCCAGGGCTCGCTGGGATTTCCAAGGAGCTTTCTACTTCGTCGGCACTGTTGTGTCCACTATCG GGTTCGGAATGACGACGCCGGCCACAGTGGGAGGCAAAATCTTCCTGATTTTTTACGGACTAATCGGTTGTGCAGCCACCATCCTGTTTTTCAACCTGTTTTTGGAGAGAATTATAACTGTACTTGCATTTGTGCTGAAGTCGTGTCACGAAGCTCAACATCGGAGGAAAGGCGTGCTACCTCACAACAGCAGGCATGACAGTCACGCGAGGCAGCATGGAGAGGACAGCCTGGCAGGATGGAAACCATCAGTGTATTGTGTGATGCTCATTCTCTGTGTGGCGGCCATCATTATATCATGCTGTGCCTCTGCCATGTACTCCTCAATGGAGGGCTGGGGTTATTTGGACTCGCTGTACTTCTGCTTTGTAGCATTTAGCACTATCGGCTTTGGGGACATGGTGAGTGGTCAGCGCGCTGCATACGACAACCAGACCCTGTACAGCCTGGGCAACTTTTTCTTCATTCTCATGGGTGCTTGTTGTATTTATTCACTCTTCAATGTGATATCCATCGTCATCAAGCAGGTTCTCAACTGGCTTCTGAAGAAGCTTGAGATACCATGCCGCCACTGCCCAGGAAGGAACCTGCGTCCAGGGAGGAATGCCATAATGCCTAGCCACTTTCGCACCCGGGTCCGGAACATCTCAATAGACACAGATGCCGTTAATGAGAGCGAAACGGATGGCCGCAGGATGTCGGGGGAGATGATCTCAATGAGAGACTTTTTGGTGGCTAATAAGGTCAACTTGGCCATCATGCAGAAACAGCTGTCTGAGACAGCCAACGGGTATCCGCAACCACCCGGCTCCATGAACCGACACAACGAATTCTCCGGAGGAGTTGGAGCTCTGGGAATCATGAACAAcagactagctgagacaagtgTAGACAGATAA